The following nucleotide sequence is from Halapricum desulfuricans.
GCGTGACGACAGTTCCGTCCTCGATGTCGTCAGGGACGTCGGCTTCGCCGATCATCGGGAGGTCCAGTTCGCGCGCCATGACGGCGGCGTGACTGCCGGTCACATCGCTCTCACTGCTGACGATGCCGCGGACGTGCTCGGCGTCACCGGTCAGTTCACCGCCGGATTCCTCGGAGATCACCGCGATCGCTCCTTCGGGCACAGTCGAGAGGTCGCCGTCCTCGACGCGGTGGAGTTCGCCCGTGACGAGTCCGCTGACGACGGCGGTCCCGGAGACGATGGTTTCGGCCGCGACGTGGATCTTCAGCATGTTCGAGGTTCCGATCCCGTCGAGCTCGGTCATCATCCCCGACACGACGATGAGCGTATCACCGCTTCGCGCGATATCGGTTTCGAGCGCCGACTGGACTGAGTTCTGAATGATGGCGTCGGCCCCCTCAGTAGTGTAGGGGGTGGCGGTGGGGTGGATACCCCAGGAGAGGGCGAGTCGCCGCCGGACGCGATCGTTGGGCGTCGAGGCGATGATGGGGACGCCGGGGCGGAACTTGGCCATCTTCAGCGCGGAGTGGCCCGACTCGCTGGCGGCGACGATCGCGGAGGCGTCGACGTCCTCGGCGAGGAAGCGCGCGGCGTGGGCCAGCGCGTCGGCGCGAGTGTCCTCTGCGTCCGGGACGCGCTGGCCGCGGACGTTCTCGTACTCCTCGCTGTGTTCGACCTCTTCGACGATGCTGGCCATGGTGTCGACGACGCGTGCGGGGTGGTTGCCGATGGCGGTTTCGCCGGAGAGCATGACCGCGTCGGTGCCGTCCAGGACGGCGTTGGCGACGTCTGAGGCTTCGGCGCGGGTTGGGCGGCGGGCCTCGACCATCGAGTCGAGCATCTCAGTGGCGGTGATGACGGGCACGCCCGCCTCGTTGCACTTGCGAATGATCCGCTTTTGATAGAGCGGAACGACTTCCAGCGGCAGTTCGACGCCGAGGTCGCCGCGGGCGACCATGACTCCGTAGGCTTCCTCGATGATGCTGTCGAGGTTCTGGACGGCGCCGGCGCGTTCGATTTTGGCGACGATGGGGATGTCGGCGCCGAACTCCTCGAGGGTGTCGGCGATTTCGCGGATGTCGGCGCCGTCCCGGACGAACGAGGCGGCGACCAGATCGACTTCCTCCTCGGCGGCGACTTTCAGTTCCTGGCGGTCTTTTTCCGTGACGGTCGGCAGGCCGAGTTCCACGCCGGGGATGTTGACGCCCTTGCGGGCCTGCAGTTTCCCGCCGTT
It contains:
- the pyk gene encoding pyruvate kinase, giving the protein MRNAKIVCTLGPASDSLEGITGLAEAGMSVARLNASHGSPEERRETIARVREVDKQVDHPVAVMHDIPGPEIRTADIDEPVHLAADSRIRFYQGDDATAEAVGLSLDISAVEEGDRVLLDDGRIETTVEDVDGSDVYARVENGGKLQARKGVNIPGVELGLPTVTEKDRQELKVAAEEEVDLVAASFVRDGADIREIADTLEEFGADIPIVAKIERAGAVQNLDSIIEEAYGVMVARGDLGVELPLEVVPLYQKRIIRKCNEAGVPVITATEMLDSMVEARRPTRAEASDVANAVLDGTDAVMLSGETAIGNHPARVVDTMASIVEEVEHSEEYENVRGQRVPDAEDTRADALAHAARFLAEDVDASAIVAASESGHSALKMAKFRPGVPIIASTPNDRVRRRLALSWGIHPTATPYTTEGADAIIQNSVQSALETDIARSGDTLIVVSGMMTELDGIGTSNMLKIHVAAETIVSGTAVVSGLVTGELHRVEDGDLSTVPEGAIAVISEESGGELTGDAEHVRGIVSSESDVTGSHAAVMARELDLPMIGEADVPDDIEDGTVVTLDAERAVLYRDAVGARDE